The genomic region gtatttgtaaGCATTGCCTGTaagtgtttaacttgggtcaaacgttttgggtagccttccacaagcttcccacaataagttgggtgaattttgtcccattcctcctgacagagctggtgtaactgagtcaggtttgtaggcctccttgctcgcaaacgctttttcagttctgtccacaaatattctatgggattgaggtcagggctttgtaatggccactccaataccttgactttgttgtccttaagccattttaccacaactttggacgtatgcttggggtcattgtccatttggaagagccatttaagaccaagctttaacttcctgactgatgtcttgagatgttgcttcaatatatccacatcattttctttcctcatgatgccgtctattttgtgaagtgcaccagtgtaacggttttcttctggggaaagagaggcggaccaagaTGCATCGTGGTTAGTTTTGTGCATATTTAATAAAGATGTAAGtacaacaatctacaaaaacaagaaccgtgaaaaaaccaaaacagtcctatctggtgccacaaagacaggaacaatcacccacaaaaccccacacaaaacaggctacctaaatatggttcccaatcagagacaatgactaacacctgcctctgattgagaaccgtatcaggccaaacacagaaatagacaaaccagacacacaacatagaatgcccacccagctcacgtcctgaccatcactaaaacaaggaaaacacacaagaacgatggtcagaacgtgacaaccagtccctcctgcagcaaagcgctgccacccccgtgcttcacggttcggatggtgttcttaggcttgcaggcctccccctttttcctccaaacataacgatggtcatcatggccaaacagttctattttagtttcatcagaccagaggacatttctccaaaacgtacgatctttgtctccatgtgccgttgcaaaccgtagtctggcttttatatggtggtttaggagcagtggcttcttccttgctgagcggcctttcaggttgtgttgatataggactcgttttactgtggatatagatacttttgtacctgtttcctccagcatcttcacaaggtcctttgctgttgttctgggattgatttgcacttttctcgagtagacagaacgcgtctccttcctgagcggtatgatggctgcgtcatcccatggtgtttaaacttgcttactattgtttgtacagatgaacgtagtaccttcaggcatttggaaattactcccaaggatgaaccagacttgtggaggtctacatttattttctgagatcttggctgatttcttttgattttcccatgatgtcaagtaaagagacactgagtatgaaggtaggccttgaaatacatccacaggtacacctccaattgactcaaattatgtcaattagcctatcagaagcttctaaagccatgacataattttctggaatgttccaagctgtttaaaggcacagtcaactcagtgtatgcaaacttctgacccactggaattgtgatacagtgaattataagtgaaataatttgtctgtaaataattgttgtaaaaattacttgtgtcatgtacaaagtagatgtcctaaccgacttgccgaaactatagtttgttaacaagacatttgtggagtggttgaaaaatgagttttaatgactccaacctaagtgtatgtacttctgacttcaactgtaggtagagagggaggtagagagggagatagagggagaggtagaggggagagggaggtagagagaggtagagagggaggtagagagagaggtagagagggagatccCCTCTCACCAAGACCAACCCCAGGCTCTCTCCCCCAGCCTGACCCAGCCACATCCCCTCTCACCTAGACCAACCCCAGGCTCTCTCCCCCAGCCTGACCCAGCCCAACTCCTCCTCCCCATCAGTATGTTTACCTAACCCAGCCACATCCCCTCTCACCTAGACCAACCCCAGGCTCTCTcccccagctccagtcctgcCCAGCGGAACGAGGCCAGAGATTTGGACAAACATCGCTCCAGGATGCAGTCCTGCTGAGTTGGGAATTGGGCTCCCCCCGTCAATCCTCGGACCCCCCCGCCCACAGCAGGAACAGGAAGTCCAGCAGCAGTGAGCAACAACACAAGTTGTCTGTCTATAAATATCATGAGTGTGAAGTCTTAgattacgtcccaaatggcaccctattccctatatagtgcactactgttgaccagggctctaaagcaccctattccccatagagtGTGAAGCATTTGAACAGGGCccctagggaacagggtgctcTTTGGGACGCTAACCCTGTGTGCTCTGTATTTCCTGGAATAGCCCTGACAACAGATAAAAAAGACATAAGCCTCTCAGAGAGTTAACACTCATCCCTGTCAAGACTCCCTCATGACAACAGTTAAAGCCTCTCAGAGAGTTAACACTCATCCCTGTCAAGACTCCCTCCTGACAACAGTTAAAGCCTCTCAGAGAGTTAACACTCATCCCTGTCAAGACTCCCTCCTGACAATAGTTAAATCCTCTCAGAGAGTTAACACTCATCCCTGTCAAGACTCCCTCCTGACAACAGTTAAAGCCTCTCAGATAGTTAACACTCGTCCCTGTCAAGACTCCCTCCTGACAACAGTGAAAGCCTCTCATAGAGTTAACACTCATCCCTGTCAAGACTCCCTCCTGACAACAGATAAAGAAGACATAAGCCTCTCAGAGAGTTAACACGCATCCCTGTCAAGACTCCCTCCTGACAACAGTTAAAGCCTCTCAGAAAGTGAACACTCATCCCTGTCAAGACTCCCTCCTGACAACAGATAAAGAAGACATAAGCCTCTCAGAGTTAACACTCATCCCTGTCAAGACTCCCTCCTGACAACAGTTAAAGCCTCTCAGAGAGTTAACACTCATCCCTGTCAAGACTCCCTCCTGACAACAGTTAAAGCTTCTCAGAGAGTTAACACTCATCCCTGTCAAGACTCCCTCCTGACAACAGTTAAAGAAGACATAAGCCTCTCAGCGAGTTAACACTCATCCCTGTCAAGACTCCCTCCTGACAACATTTGAAGCCACTCAGAGAGTTAACACTCATCCCTGTCAAGACTCCCTCCTGACAACAGTGAAAGCCTCTCAGAGAGTTAACACTCATCCCTGTCAAGACTCCCTCCTGACAACAGTTAAAGAAGACATAAGCCTCTCAGAGAGTTATCACTCATCCCTGTCAAGACTCCCTCCTGACAACAGTTAAAGAAGACATAAGCCTCTCAGAGAGTTATCACTCATCCCTGTCAAGACTCCCTCCTGACAACAGTTAAAGCCTCTCAGAGAGTTAACACTCATCCCTGTCAAGACTCCCTCCTGACAACAGTTAAAGCCTCTCAGAGAGTTAACACTCATCCCTGTCAAGACTCCCTCCTGACAACAGTTAAATCCTCTCAGAGAGTTAACACTCATCCCTGTCAAGACTCCCTCCTGACAACAGTTAAAGCCTCTCAGATAGTTAACACTCGTCCCTGTCAAGACTCCCTCCTGACAACAGTGAAAGCCTCTCATAGAGTTAACACTCATCCCTGTCAAGACTCCCTCCTGACAACAGATAAAGAAGACATAAGCCTCTCAGAGAGTTAACACGCATCCCTGTCAAGACTCCCTCCTGACAACAGTTAAAGCCTCTCAGAAAGTGAACACTCATCCCTGTCAAGACTCCCTCCTGACAACAGATAAAGAAGACATAAGCCTCTCAGAGAGTTAACACTCATCCCTGTCAAGACTCCCTCCTGACAACAGTTAAAGCTTCTCAGAGAGTTAACACTCATCCCTGTCAAGACTCCCTCCTGACAACAGTTAAAGAAGACATAAGCCTCTCAGCGAGTTAACACTCATCCCTGTCAAGACTCCCTCCTGACAACAGTTGAAGCCACTCAGTGAGTTAACACTCATCCCTGTCAAGACTCCCTCCTGACAACAGTGAAAGCCTCTCAGAGAGTTAACACTCATCCCTGTCAAGACTCCCTCCTGACAACAGTTAAAGAAGACATAAGCCTCTCAGAGAGTTATCACTCATCCCTGTCAAGACTCCCTCCTGACAACAGATAAAGACTCTCAGAGAGTTAACACTCATCCCTGTCAAGACTCCCTCCTGACAACAGATGAAGCCTCTCAGAGAGTTAACACTCATCCCTGTCAAGACTCCCTCCTGACAACAGTTAAAGCCTCTCAGAGAGTTAACACCCATCCCTGTCAAGACTCCCTCCTGACAACAGATAAAGCCTCTCAGAGAGTTAACACTCATCCCTGTCAAGACTCCCTCCTGACAACAGTTAAAGCCTCTCAGAGAGTTAACACCCATCCCTGTCAAGACTCCCTCCTGACAACAGATAAAGCCTCTCAGAGAGTTAACACTCATCCCTGTCAAGACTCCCTCCTGACAACAGTTAAAGCCTCTCAGAGAGTTAACACCCATCCCTGTCAAGACTCCCTCCTGACAACAGATAAAGCCTCTCAGAGAGTTAACACTCATCCCTGTCAAGACTCCCTCCTGACAACAGTTAAAGCCTCTCAGAGAGTTAACACCCATCCCTGTCAAGACTCCCTCCTGACAACAGATAAAGCCTCTCAGAGAGTTAACACTCATCCCTGTCAAGACTCCCTCCTGACAACAGTTAAAGAAGACAACTCTCTGAGAGGCGtctgtcttctttttttttttcttgtcttCTAGGCCATtgatccctctctcctgttgtgtcctcttctaggccagtgatccctctctctcctgttgtgtCCTCTTCTAGGCCAGtgatccctctctcctgttgtgtcctcttctaggccagtgatccctctctctcctgttgtgtCCTCTTCTAGGCCAGtgatccctctctcctgttgtgtcctcttctaggccagtgatccctctctctcctgttgtgtCCTCTTCTATGCCAGtgatccctctctcctgttgtgtcCTCATCTAGGCCagtgatccctctctctcctgttgtgtCCTCTTCTAGGCCAGtgatccctctctcctgttgtgtcctcttctaggccagtgatccctctctctcctgttgtgtCCTCTTCTAGGCCAGtgatccctctctcctgttgtgtcctcttctaggccagtgatccctctctctcctgttgtgtCCTCTTCTATGCCAGtgatccctctctcctgttgtgtcCTCTTCTAGGCCAGtgatccctctctcctgttgtgtcctcttctaggccagtgatccctctctctcctgttgtgtcctcttctaggccagtgatccctctctctcctgttgtgtCCTCTTCTATGCCAAtgatccctctctcctgttgtgtcctcttctaggccagtgatccctctctctcctgttgtgtCCTCTTCTAGGCCAGtgatccctctctcctgttgtgtcctcttctaggccagtgatccctctctctcctgttgtgtcctcttctaggccattgatccctctctctcctgttgtgtcctcttctaggccagtgatccctctctctcctgtcgtGTCCTCTTCTAGGCCAGTGATCCCTATCTCTCCTGTTGTGTCCTCTTCTAGGCCAGtgatccctctctcctgtcctttcctctTCTTGTGTTACTGAGGCTTGAATGGTGACCTCATGGGTAAATCACTGCCAGCCCAGGCACATTCTGTAGGGGGTGGTACCCAGGTCTGGAAAACAACACAAACATGACAACAGTCCCCCCAGCTGACATGACACCCAACCCCCCCATCAGAGCCTCAGGGAAGAGTATTGACACCCCCAGCAGCTCCATCAGTCACCCCGTGGTGGCATGACACCCCCAGCAGCTCCATCAGTCACCCCGTGGTGGAACGACACCCCCAGCAGCTCCATCAGTCACCCCGTGGTGGAATGACACCCCCAGCAGCTCCATCAGTCACCTCGTGGTGGCACGACACCCCCAGCAGCTCCATCAGTCACCCCGTGGTGGAACGACACCCCCAGCAGCTCCATCAGTCACCCCGTGGTGGAACGACACCCCAGCAGCTCCATCAGTCACCCCGTGGTGGAACGACACCCCCAGCAGCTCCATCAGTCACCCCGTGGTGGCACGACACCCCCAGCAGCTCCATCAGTCACCCCGTGGTGGAACGACACCCCAGCAGCTCCATCAGTCACCCCGTGGTGGAACGACACCCCCAGCAGCTCCATCAGCCACCCCGTGGTGGCATGACACCCCCAGCAGCTCCATCAGTCACCCCGTGGTGGAACGATACCCCCAGCAGCTCCATCAGTCACCCCGTGGTGGAACGACACCCCAGCAGCTCCATCAGTCACCCCGTGGTGGAACGACACCCCCAGCAGCTCCATCAGTCACCCTGTGGTGGAACGACACCCCCAGCAGCTCCATCAGTCACCCCGTGGTGGAACGACACCCCCAGCAGCTCCATCAGTCACCCCGTGGTGGAACGACACCCCAGCAGCTCCATCAGTCACCCCGTGGTGGAACGACACCCCAGCAGCTCCATCAGTCACCCCGTGGTGGAACGACACCCCAGCAGCTCCATCAGTCACCCCGTGGTGGAACGACACCCCCAGCAGCTCCATCAGTCACCCCGTGGTGGAACGACACCCCAGCAGCTCCATCAGTCACCCCGTGGTGGAACGACACCCCAGCAGCTCCATCAGTCACCCCGTGGTGGAACGACACCCCCAGCAGCTCCATCAGTCACCCCGTGGTGGAACGACACCCCCAGCAGCTCCATCAGTCACCCCGTGGTGGAACGACACCCCAGCAGCTCCATCAGTCACCCCGTGGTGGAACGACACCCCGGCAGCTCCATCAGTCACCCCGTGGTGGAACGACACCCCAGCAGCTCCATCAGTCACCCCGTGGTGGAACGACACCCCCAGCAGCTCCATCAGTCACCCCGTGGTGGAACGACACCCCAGCAGCTCCATCAGTCACCCCGTGGTGGAACGACACCCCAGCAGCTCCATCAGTCACCCCGTGGTGGAACGACACTCCCAGCAGCTCCATCAGTCACCCCGTGGTGGAACGACACCCCCAGCAGCTCCATCAGTCACCCCGTGGTGGAACGACACCCCAGCAGCTCCATCAGTCACCCCGTGGTGGAACGACACCCCAGCAGCTCCATCAGTCACCCCGTGGTGGAACGACACCCCCAGCAGCTCCATCAGTCACCCCGTGGTGGAACGACACCCCAGCAGCTCCATCAGTCACCCCGTGGTGGAACGACACCCCCAGCAGCTCCATCAGTCACCCCGTGGTGGAACGACACCCCAGCAGCTCCATCAGTCACCCCGTGGTGGAACGACACCCCCAGCAGCTCCATCAGTCATCCCGTGGTGACACGACACCCCAGCAGCTCCATCAGTCACCCCGTGGTGGAACGACACCCCCAGCAGCTCCATCAGTCACCCCGTGGTGGAACGACACCCCCAGCAGCTCCATCAGTCACCCCGTGGTGGAACGACACCCCAGCAGCTCCATCAGTCACCCCGTGGTGGAACGATACCCCCAGCAGCTCCATCAGTCACCCCGTGACAGCGTTTCTTTATTAGTGGGAGAGTGCCACTTCTGACAGGTCGCTGCTGAAATAGCTGCCATCTCTGAGACGTGTGGTCACGCTGTAACATGGGAGGATCAGTGGACACCCTGGCTATAATAATGATCAGTGGACAAACAACGGGACATCACACAGAGAGACGGACCAGAGgactctacagagagacagaccagaggactctacagagacacagagagacagaccagaggactctacggacacacagagagacagaccagaggacTCTACAGAGACACAGAAGGCTGCAGCCTACCAGACCAGGCCTCAGGTCAGTGCATCTGACTGCCTTAACTAGGACAGTAGCTTATAGTAGGACAATACTGGAACAAATGCAAATAACATATTCTATTTGACTTAGTAGTCTTAAATTAGTAGTACTAATAGACAATGAGTATTGTGTGAGAAGGTTTAATGTGACTGAGTGTGGAGCTGTTGGCATGGTAACTAACTATTAGTGTTTAACTGTGAATTtaccaactgtgtgtgtgtgtgtgtgtgtgtgtgtgtgtgtgtgtgtgtgtgtgtgtgtgtgtgtgtgtgtgtgtgtgtgtgtgtgtgtgtgtgtgtgtgtttaactatgtacagtgccttgcgaaagtattcgccccccttgaactttgcgaccttttgccacatttcaggcttcaaacaaagatataaaactgtatttttttgtgaag from Oncorhynchus mykiss isolate Arlee unplaced genomic scaffold, USDA_OmykA_1.1 un_scaffold_188, whole genome shotgun sequence harbors:
- the LOC118947675 gene encoding polycystic kidney disease protein 1-like 3: MTPPAAPSVTSWWHDTPSSSISHPVVERHPQQLHQSPRGGTTPQQLHQSPRGGTTPPAAPSVTPWWHDTPSSSISHPVVERHPSSSISHPVVERHPQQLHQPPRGGMTPPAAPSVTPWWNDTPSSSISHPVVERHPSSSISHPVVERHPQQLHQSPCGGTTPPAAPSVTPWWNDTPSSSISHPVVERHPSSSISHPVVERHPSSSISHPVVERHPSSSISHPVVERHPQQLHQSPRGGTTPQQLHQSPRGGTTPQQLHQSPRGGTTPPAAPSVTPWWNDTPSSSISHPVVERHPSSSISHPVVERHPGSSISHPVVERHPSSSISHPVVERHPQQLHQSPRGGTTPQQLHQSPRGGTTPQQLHQSPRGGTTLPAAPSVTPWWNDTPSSSISHPVVERHPSSSISHPVVERHPSSSISHPVVERHPQQLHQSPRGGTTPQQLHQSPRGGTTPPAAPSVTPWWNDTPAAPSVTPWWNDTPSSSISHPVVTRHPSSSISHPVVERHPQQLHQSPRGGTTPPAAPSVTPWWNDTPAAPSVTPWWNDTPSSSISHPVTAFLY